The Desulfoscipio gibsoniae DSM 7213 genome contains a region encoding:
- a CDS encoding UDP-N-acetylmuramoyl-tripeptide--D-alanyl-D-alanine ligase: MTVGEVYRAIGGRLLQGDENMTVSRVCTDTRQIAPGDLFFALRGENFDAHDFVDQAIAGGAGALVVSRDVDVQPRVPLIRVGDTLAGLQALAAYHRRQFAVPVVGITGSSGKTTIKDMVASVLQTRWSVLKTRGNFNNEIGLPLTLLEFSPDHGAAVVEMAMRGPGEINALCQIARPTCAVITNIGTAHLERLGSLENIARAKGELLEHISADGFALLPGDSHLAREQARRCHGQVLFFGLEPGMDIYAREVRREGSGNRFTAVMGDTLHEIYLPLPGKHNVQNALAAFGVGIMLGLTPEQAAAGLSLVTLSGMRLDIVDATINGKTITIVNDVYNANPDSACAALQSLEEIAAGTRRSVAVLGDMLELGSGAVEGHRRVGAAAVRHHVAQLVTVGKLSLETAHGAQMEGGVPDGIMCCQNKDEALDMLWDVLKPGDVVLVKGSRSMRMEEIIKGLLKD, translated from the coding sequence ATGACAGTAGGTGAGGTGTACCGGGCCATTGGCGGTAGATTGCTACAGGGCGATGAGAATATGACGGTATCCCGGGTTTGCACCGACACTAGGCAAATTGCCCCCGGGGATTTATTTTTTGCTCTACGGGGAGAAAATTTTGATGCACATGATTTTGTAGACCAGGCCATAGCCGGTGGGGCCGGTGCGCTGGTAGTAAGCCGGGACGTAGATGTGCAGCCCCGGGTGCCCTTAATCAGGGTTGGGGATACACTGGCGGGGTTGCAGGCCCTGGCGGCATATCACCGCCGGCAGTTCGCCGTGCCTGTAGTAGGCATCACGGGAAGCAGTGGCAAAACCACCATCAAGGATATGGTGGCTTCAGTGCTGCAAACCCGTTGGTCGGTTCTAAAAACCAGGGGCAATTTTAATAATGAAATTGGCCTGCCCCTGACGTTACTTGAATTCTCGCCGGATCACGGGGCTGCAGTTGTGGAGATGGCTATGCGGGGCCCCGGGGAAATCAATGCCCTGTGTCAGATAGCACGGCCAACTTGCGCCGTCATAACCAATATCGGTACTGCTCATTTGGAGAGATTGGGTTCTCTTGAAAACATCGCCCGGGCCAAGGGGGAACTGCTGGAGCATATTTCGGCGGATGGGTTCGCTCTGTTGCCCGGAGACAGCCACCTGGCAAGAGAGCAGGCGCGGCGCTGCCATGGCCAGGTTTTGTTCTTTGGCCTGGAACCAGGCATGGATATTTATGCCCGAGAGGTGCGCCGGGAAGGGTCCGGTAATCGCTTTACTGCGGTAATGGGTGATACCCTTCATGAGATATACCTGCCTTTACCGGGAAAACACAATGTGCAAAATGCCCTGGCGGCCTTTGGTGTAGGCATTATGTTGGGTCTTACCCCTGAACAGGCGGCTGCTGGGTTGTCTCTGGTAACTCTTTCTGGGATGCGTTTGGATATTGTGGATGCGACGATCAATGGTAAAACGATAACTATAGTAAATGATGTGTACAACGCTAATCCTGATTCTGCTTGTGCCGCCTTGCAGTCCTTAGAGGAAATTGCTGCGGGTACCAGGCGGTCAGTGGCGGTGCTGGGTGATATGCTGGAACTGGGCAGCGGAGCGGTAGAAGGACACCGGCGAGTAGGTGCTGCGGCGGTGCGGCATCACGTGGCGCAGTTGGTCACAGTGGGGAAACTTTCCTTGGAGACGGCTCATGGAGCGCAGATGGAAGGCGGTGTACCGGATGGTATAATGTGCTGTCAAAACAAGGATGAGGCACTGGATATGCTGTGGGACGTATTGAAGCCTGGTGACGTGGTTTTGGTCAAAGGTTCCCGCAGCATGCGTATGGAGGAAATTATCAAAGGTTTGTTGAAAGACTAA
- the rsmH gene encoding 16S rRNA (cytosine(1402)-N(4))-methyltransferase RsmH gives MHTEDYNLPFRHIPIMVGEVLTGLNPGAAGVFVDCTVGGGGHACALLKSTGSGVHLVGLDQDADALAAAGEKLSPFTGRYILVRSNFKEIPRVLEELGLDTVDGFLFDLGVSSYQLDNPGRGFSYMHDAPLDMRMDTAGPVTARDLVNELSEQELASIIKRYGEERWASKIAAYIIKSRKHNEISTTGDLVEIIKKAIPARARREGPHPAKRTFQALRIAVNNELDILTGALQAAVERLKPGGRLCVITFHSLEDRIAKETFKELAQPCKCPPQFPVCVCGQKPQIKLVTRRPITPSSEELNENPRARSAKLRVVEKIGSVLNSREGE, from the coding sequence TTGCATACTGAGGATTACAATTTACCTTTCAGGCACATACCCATTATGGTGGGTGAAGTGTTGACAGGATTAAACCCCGGTGCAGCAGGGGTTTTTGTTGACTGCACTGTAGGCGGGGGTGGGCACGCCTGTGCCTTATTGAAGTCCACCGGTTCCGGAGTGCATTTGGTGGGACTGGACCAGGACGCAGATGCACTGGCGGCGGCGGGTGAAAAATTGTCCCCTTTTACAGGGCGGTATATTTTGGTTCGATCAAATTTTAAAGAAATACCACGGGTACTGGAGGAGTTGGGACTGGATACTGTGGATGGTTTTCTGTTTGACCTGGGGGTAAGTTCTTATCAGCTGGACAACCCTGGTCGAGGGTTTAGTTATATGCATGATGCGCCGCTGGATATGCGTATGGATACCGCCGGTCCGGTCACAGCCAGGGATTTGGTGAATGAGTTGTCCGAGCAGGAACTGGCCTCTATTATCAAACGTTATGGAGAAGAACGTTGGGCGTCGAAAATAGCTGCTTATATTATTAAATCCAGAAAACACAATGAGATTTCCACCACCGGGGATTTGGTGGAGATAATCAAAAAAGCCATTCCCGCCCGGGCCCGGCGAGAGGGACCGCACCCAGCCAAGCGTACCTTTCAGGCACTGCGCATTGCGGTAAATAATGAGCTGGATATTCTAACCGGTGCTTTACAGGCGGCCGTGGAACGGCTTAAACCAGGCGGCAGGCTTTGTGTAATTACCTTCCATTCACTGGAGGATCGCATTGCCAAGGAAACGTTTAAAGAACTGGCTCAGCCGTGTAAGTGTCCGCCACAGTTTCCAGTATGTGTATGTGGCCAAAAGCCTCAAATTAAACTAGTAACTAGGCGGCCAATAACCCCATCCAGTGAAGAATTGAATGAAAACCCCCGTGCCCGCAGCGCCAAGCTGCGGGTTGTGGAAAAAATAGGCTCTGTTCTAAACAGCCGGGAGGGTGAATAA
- the mraY gene encoding phospho-N-acetylmuramoyl-pentapeptide-transferase: MNIVLDSNIIRAFAIALVVTLTLGPFFIPLLRRLKFGQNIRSDGPSRHLAKAGTPTMGGVIFIIGVLAAGLITGWNYLDALVVLGITFGFGLIGFIDDFIKVALKRSLGLRAREKLLGQILLAVLLGVLAITVLERDTTVAVPFSSLLPGSNVGLDLGTWLYVAFVVLVVVGTSNAVNLTDGLDGLAAGVTVVAASTFILIGALSGRPGVALAMAALAGGCLGFLFYNRHPARVFMGDTGSLALGGALGAAAVITGAELSLLIIGGVYVLEALSVMLQVFSFQIFGRRIFRMSPLHHHFELGGWSEQRVVRTFWLASILFAALGLYGFGAGC, encoded by the coding sequence ATGAATATAGTCTTAGATTCAAATATAATACGGGCATTTGCGATAGCCCTGGTGGTTACCCTGACCCTGGGGCCGTTCTTTATCCCGCTGCTGCGCCGGCTCAAATTCGGCCAAAATATCCGCAGCGACGGGCCGTCCCGGCACCTTGCCAAAGCTGGTACGCCCACCATGGGCGGGGTGATTTTCATTATTGGTGTGCTGGCTGCAGGGTTGATTACTGGCTGGAATTACTTGGATGCCCTGGTGGTGTTGGGTATTACCTTTGGTTTTGGTTTAATTGGATTCATAGATGATTTTATTAAGGTGGCCCTGAAGCGGTCTTTGGGATTGCGAGCCAGGGAAAAACTACTGGGCCAGATTTTACTGGCCGTACTGCTGGGAGTGCTGGCTATTACAGTGCTGGAGCGTGACACCACAGTTGCTGTACCGTTCAGCAGCCTGTTGCCAGGCTCTAATGTGGGGTTGGATTTAGGCACCTGGCTTTATGTTGCTTTTGTCGTGCTGGTGGTGGTGGGTACGAGCAATGCCGTAAACCTCACCGATGGCCTGGATGGCTTGGCGGCCGGCGTGACGGTGGTTGCCGCTTCTACCTTTATATTAATAGGGGCGCTGTCGGGTCGGCCGGGGGTGGCCCTGGCCATGGCGGCACTAGCTGGCGGGTGCTTGGGTTTTTTATTTTATAACCGGCACCCTGCCCGGGTTTTTATGGGTGACACGGGATCGTTGGCCCTGGGCGGTGCCCTGGGAGCAGCGGCGGTGATTACCGGTGCTGAGCTTTCTTTGTTGATTATCGGGGGTGTTTATGTGCTGGAAGCCCTTTCGGTAATGCTGCAAGTGTTTTCATTTCAAATATTTGGTCGACGCATCTTTCGCATGAGCCCACTGCACCATCATTTTGAGCTGGGCGGTTGGAGCGAACAGCGGGTAGTACGTACCTTCTGGCTGGCGTCAATACTTTTTGCAGCGCTGGGACTCTACGGCTTTGGTGCCGGGTGTTGA
- the ftsW gene encoding putative lipid II flippase FtsW, giving the protein MRTRKGAPDFILFLTVLILLSIGLVMVFSASAYFAGDPEGPFGDPFHFFKRQLFGAALGIGVMLLMMNYDYQRLRRWVGPMLIAAFVMLVMVLVPGIGMEVLGARRWIDLGFISFQPSELVKIFIIIFTAYGLAQKKDRIQNLSTGLFPFLAVTGLAALLILAQPDLGTAATLCGTIFIMLFTAGARGGHLTTLAGLGAVGVAAAIYFEPYRMRRFTAFLDPEADPTGAGWNILNALMSLASGGLLGMGLGQGRHSKFLFLPERHTDFIFAAIGEELGFIGGCLVILLFVLLVWRGFRVAITCPDTFGSLLAAGLVSGIALQAFINIGVVTGSLPVTGITLPFVSFGSTSLIFSLMGVGIILNISKYSSRK; this is encoded by the coding sequence ATGCGTACGCGCAAGGGGGCACCGGATTTTATATTATTTTTAACCGTGCTGATATTACTAAGTATCGGCCTGGTGATGGTGTTCAGCGCCAGCGCATACTTTGCCGGTGACCCGGAAGGGCCGTTTGGCGACCCCTTTCATTTTTTTAAACGACAATTATTTGGTGCAGCATTGGGAATTGGCGTCATGCTGCTGATGATGAATTACGACTATCAACGGTTGAGACGCTGGGTGGGGCCTATGCTGATAGCTGCCTTTGTTATGCTGGTTATGGTGCTGGTGCCGGGTATCGGTATGGAAGTCCTTGGTGCCAGGCGCTGGATAGACTTGGGTTTTATTAGTTTTCAACCCTCCGAACTGGTTAAAATATTTATTATCATCTTCACGGCCTATGGCTTAGCCCAGAAGAAAGACCGTATTCAAAACTTAAGTACCGGATTATTTCCTTTTTTGGCGGTAACCGGCCTTGCTGCTCTGTTAATATTGGCCCAGCCGGACCTGGGCACGGCGGCTACACTTTGTGGTACAATTTTTATCATGCTATTCACTGCCGGTGCCCGGGGTGGACACTTGACGACGCTGGCGGGTTTGGGTGCTGTCGGGGTAGCTGCGGCTATTTATTTTGAGCCGTACAGGATGCGAAGATTTACAGCTTTTTTAGATCCCGAGGCCGACCCCACCGGGGCGGGCTGGAATATTTTAAATGCTCTGATGTCTCTGGCTTCAGGGGGATTGCTGGGTATGGGATTGGGACAGGGGCGGCACTCTAAATTTTTGTTCCTGCCCGAACGCCATACTGACTTCATCTTCGCTGCAATAGGCGAAGAGCTGGGTTTCATCGGAGGCTGCCTGGTTATACTGTTGTTTGTTTTACTGGTATGGAGAGGTTTTCGGGTGGCCATTACCTGTCCGGATACCTTCGGTAGTCTGCTGGCCGCCGGTCTGGTTTCCGGTATAGCGCTGCAGGCCTTTATCAATATCGGTGTGGTGACGGGATCTTTACCTGTTACTGGTATTACCCTGCCCTTTGTCAGCTTTGGTTCCACATCCTTAATTTTTTCACTCATGGGTGTGGGTATTATACTAAATATATCTAAGTACAGTTCCCGCAAGTAA
- a CDS encoding cell division protein FtsL, translating into MIVAREKAEYYGLPEMPVQNKHMRRRQAVRGLLRKERLSLTGLVLLCFCCCAIIAFYYAQVLITGYQISTAEKELTRLRVESHDLYAKVNQLTSLENIEAIAVHKLGMVKPQNDRIVVIQQVNPVQQQTDIAINDDDAGKTLAVIPDRPEEKQREQNWLIRTFADMVGRLGASIQTG; encoded by the coding sequence TTGATAGTAGCCAGGGAAAAGGCGGAATACTATGGTTTACCGGAGATGCCGGTTCAAAACAAGCATATGCGCAGGCGTCAGGCAGTGCGCGGGCTACTCAGAAAGGAGCGGCTGTCCTTAACGGGATTGGTGTTGCTTTGTTTTTGCTGTTGTGCAATTATTGCCTTTTATTATGCCCAGGTGCTGATCACTGGTTACCAAATTAGTACGGCGGAAAAGGAACTAACCCGGCTGCGTGTTGAGAGCCATGATTTATATGCAAAGGTTAATCAATTGACCAGTTTGGAGAATATTGAGGCCATAGCGGTGCACAAGCTGGGCATGGTTAAACCACAAAATGATCGTATTGTGGTTATACAGCAAGTAAATCCGGTGCAGCAGCAAACGGATATTGCCATCAATGACGACGATGCCGGAAAAACACTAGCTGTTATCCCGGATCGCCCTGAGGAAAAACAGCGGGAACAAAATTGGCTTATTAGAACTTTTGCCGATATGGTTGGCAGGTTGGGGGCCAGTATCCAAACTGGTTAA
- a CDS encoding UDP-N-acetylmuramoyl-L-alanyl-D-glutamate--2,6-diaminopimelate ligase produces the protein MLLSNLLAGLPLFDVSLLKDLQVRGVAYDSRQVERDFIFIAVKGFKTDGHLYVPSAVKRGACAVVLQEKVPVPGGVSWALAVDTRKILAQIAARYYKYPARKMKMVGVTGTNGKTTTTNLINAIYREHGLKTGLIGTIHNCIGDRVLPVAHTTPESADLQRLLAEMAGEGVNAVTMEVSSHALVLHRVGECAFDIAVFTNLTQDHLDFHGDMQQYLEAKALLFAGLGQDDHKPGRKCAVVNADDPAAERIIKACRVPVITYGLYSDADIKARDVLVTARGVAFQTLAGGEKVNLQLRLTGKFNVYNALAAVAAGVADNIPLSTIKGALERVSGVPGRFELVDRGQPFAVVVDYAHTPDGLENVLSTAREITAGRLITVFGCGGDRDRAKRPLMGKIAAGMSDLAVVTSDNPRSEDPMAIIKDILAGVRQVDGARYTVVPDRREAIRQAIRDAASGDVVLIAGKGHEDYQIIGNQRLHFDDREEAFNALGSGLNFIKLT, from the coding sequence GTGTTATTATCAAACCTGTTGGCGGGACTGCCGTTGTTTGACGTATCGCTGCTTAAGGACCTGCAGGTGCGGGGCGTAGCCTATGATTCACGGCAGGTGGAGCGGGATTTTATATTTATTGCCGTCAAGGGTTTTAAAACAGACGGCCACCTATATGTGCCCAGTGCCGTGAAGCGGGGCGCCTGCGCTGTGGTGCTGCAAGAAAAGGTACCTGTTCCCGGTGGAGTATCTTGGGCGCTGGCGGTGGACACCCGTAAAATCTTAGCCCAGATAGCGGCCCGTTACTATAAATATCCAGCCAGGAAAATGAAAATGGTGGGGGTGACGGGTACTAATGGTAAGACCACTACTACCAACCTGATTAATGCCATCTATCGCGAGCACGGTTTGAAAACAGGTTTAATCGGCACCATACATAATTGCATCGGGGATCGTGTATTGCCGGTGGCACATACCACCCCGGAATCAGCTGACCTGCAACGGCTGCTGGCGGAAATGGCCGGTGAGGGGGTGAACGCTGTGACTATGGAGGTCAGTTCCCACGCGCTGGTACTTCACCGGGTGGGGGAATGTGCATTTGACATTGCGGTGTTTACCAACCTGACCCAGGACCATCTGGATTTTCACGGGGATATGCAGCAGTATTTGGAAGCTAAAGCTTTGTTGTTTGCCGGGCTAGGGCAGGATGATCATAAACCAGGTCGTAAGTGTGCCGTGGTTAACGCGGACGACCCGGCCGCAGAGCGCATTATCAAAGCCTGCCGGGTACCTGTGATCACTTACGGGTTGTATAGTGACGCTGACATTAAGGCACGAGATGTGCTGGTTACGGCCAGGGGAGTAGCATTTCAAACACTGGCTGGTGGCGAGAAGGTTAACTTGCAACTGCGTTTAACCGGTAAGTTTAATGTATATAACGCCCTGGCGGCGGTGGCTGCCGGGGTTGCGGACAATATACCGCTGTCCACTATAAAAGGTGCGCTGGAGCGGGTGTCCGGAGTGCCAGGCCGCTTTGAACTGGTAGACCGGGGGCAGCCATTTGCCGTGGTGGTGGATTACGCGCATACTCCGGATGGTTTGGAAAACGTGCTATCCACCGCTCGGGAAATCACTGCGGGGAGGTTGATAACAGTTTTCGGCTGTGGGGGAGACCGGGACCGGGCCAAGCGCCCCTTGATGGGCAAAATTGCCGCTGGAATGAGTGACCTGGCGGTGGTAACCTCTGACAACCCTCGCTCCGAGGATCCAATGGCTATTATTAAAGATATACTGGCCGGTGTTCGCCAGGTGGATGGTGCCCGCTATACGGTTGTCCCCGACCGTCGGGAAGCTATCAGGCAAGCTATTCGCGATGCCGCCTCCGGCGATGTGGTACTCATTGCGGGCAAAGGCCATGAAGATTACCAAATAATTGGCAACCAGCGTTTGCACTTCGATGATCGTGAAGAAGCCTTTAATGCTTTGGGGTCAGGCTTAAACTTTATTAAACTTACTTAA
- the mraZ gene encoding division/cell wall cluster transcriptional repressor MraZ has product MFLGEYQHTIDAKGRLIVPARFREGLGDKFIITKGLDGCLFAYPPQEWSALEQKMRSLPFTRADARAFVRFFFAGAAECELDKQGRVLIPANLREYAGLEKEVVVVGISSRVEVWAKDRWEEYNTKSASSVEEIAEKIVDFDLGI; this is encoded by the coding sequence ATGTTTTTGGGTGAATACCAGCATACTATAGATGCTAAAGGAAGGCTTATTGTGCCTGCCCGCTTCCGCGAAGGCCTGGGCGATAAATTCATCATTACCAAGGGTTTGGACGGCTGTCTGTTCGCATACCCTCCGCAAGAATGGTCTGCATTGGAACAAAAAATGCGTTCCCTGCCCTTTACTCGAGCTGATGCTCGGGCCTTCGTTAGATTTTTCTTTGCCGGTGCTGCTGAGTGCGAATTGGATAAACAGGGAAGAGTATTAATACCGGCCAACCTCAGAGAGTACGCCGGACTGGAGAAAGAAGTGGTGGTGGTTGGTATATCCAGCCGGGTAGAGGTTTGGGCCAAGGATCGCTGGGAAGAATATAATACAAAATCTGCTTCGTCGGTAGAAGAAATTGCCGAAAAGATTGTAGATTTTGATCTCGGCATTTAA
- a CDS encoding stage V sporulation protein D, whose product MYGTNMRMRKRLTWVFLIASVLFLVLMSRLAWVQFVHGHELQKKALEVRTRDIPVEAKRGTIMDRNGNELVTSISVDSIYATPGQVKNPQETAEKLAPLLGMDVDKLYTSLSKKSAFEWIKRKVDNEISQKVRELNLPGIGFVEESKRYYMHPSLAPHVLGFTGTDNQGLIGIEKSYDAQLRGQPGRIVTEYDAAGRKVPEAIHQYIPPKPGYDLVLTIDETIQYFVERELDKVVAQYNPKLAMVIVMDPETGGILAMGNRPTFNPNQWTEEPREVWDKNPAIWYNYEPGSTFKIVTAASALEEGTVHVGDSFYDPGFIKVADRNIRCWKAGGHGTQTFAEVVQNSCNPGFIEVGLDLGKDNFYKYIKAFGFGSPLGINLPGEASGITISQKKATNLNIATMSIGQSIAVTPIQLISAAATVANDGMLMKPQLVKELRYNGKTVDKIEPEKVRQVVSKETSLQLRSLLESVVAEGTGSNAFVEGYRVGGKTGTAQVVGEKGGYVSGRYVASFAGMAPVDDPKMVMLVVIAEPQGGSYYGGVVAAPVFQAIARDTLRYMGLPEIPGQKKPKQPWEVETPIADVTVPNVVNYPTDEAIKALKAAGLQCQTSGEGNIVHEQTPGAGARVKNGTSVILKLQPAKQNGKDGELVTVPSLQGLTIKEAGNLLEEIGLRLVPEGSGLAVEQSVKPGTKVTGGTSVKVKFTPPGQDDDNQTPSGGSSAAEEKNNIINPYGG is encoded by the coding sequence ATGTACGGAACCAATATGCGTATGCGCAAAAGGTTGACCTGGGTGTTTCTTATAGCCAGTGTATTGTTTTTGGTATTGATGAGCAGGCTGGCTTGGGTGCAATTTGTCCACGGGCACGAATTGCAAAAAAAGGCGTTGGAAGTGCGTACGAGGGATATCCCGGTGGAAGCCAAGCGGGGTACTATTATGGATCGCAATGGCAATGAATTGGTAACTAGTATTAGCGTGGATTCCATCTATGCCACGCCCGGTCAGGTGAAGAATCCACAGGAAACTGCTGAAAAGCTGGCTCCCCTATTGGGTATGGATGTAGATAAGCTGTACACTAGCTTGTCTAAAAAGTCCGCCTTTGAATGGATAAAGCGAAAAGTGGATAATGAGATATCCCAAAAAGTCAGAGAGCTGAATCTCCCGGGCATTGGTTTTGTGGAAGAGAGCAAGCGTTATTACATGCATCCTTCTTTGGCACCTCACGTATTGGGGTTTACCGGTACGGACAATCAAGGGCTAATTGGCATAGAAAAAAGCTATGATGCTCAATTGCGTGGTCAGCCAGGACGTATTGTTACCGAGTATGATGCTGCTGGACGTAAAGTGCCGGAAGCCATTCACCAATACATACCTCCCAAGCCCGGATATGATCTTGTGCTGACCATTGATGAAACCATCCAATATTTTGTGGAGAGAGAGCTGGACAAGGTGGTGGCCCAGTATAATCCCAAGCTGGCCATGGTCATTGTTATGGATCCGGAAACGGGTGGTATTTTGGCCATGGGTAACCGGCCCACCTTTAATCCTAATCAATGGACCGAGGAACCTCGGGAAGTCTGGGATAAGAACCCCGCTATATGGTATAACTACGAACCCGGCTCAACATTTAAAATTGTAACGGCCGCTTCAGCCCTGGAGGAGGGAACAGTGCATGTTGGGGATAGCTTCTATGACCCGGGGTTTATTAAGGTTGCCGATCGCAATATACGCTGCTGGAAGGCAGGTGGTCACGGCACCCAGACTTTTGCCGAGGTGGTGCAAAATTCCTGTAATCCGGGTTTTATAGAAGTGGGTCTTGACTTGGGTAAGGATAACTTTTACAAATATATCAAGGCCTTTGGTTTCGGGTCACCCCTGGGTATCAACTTGCCTGGCGAGGCAAGTGGGATAACCATTTCGCAAAAAAAAGCCACTAATCTTAATATAGCCACCATGTCCATCGGGCAATCCATTGCAGTAACACCAATTCAGTTAATTTCTGCTGCTGCGACGGTGGCCAATGACGGAATGCTGATGAAACCGCAACTAGTCAAGGAATTACGGTATAACGGTAAAACTGTAGATAAAATTGAACCTGAAAAAGTACGACAGGTCGTTTCAAAGGAGACCTCGCTCCAGTTACGGAGTCTGCTGGAAAGCGTGGTGGCCGAAGGCACAGGTAGCAATGCCTTTGTGGAGGGCTACCGGGTAGGTGGTAAAACCGGCACTGCCCAGGTGGTGGGTGAAAAAGGTGGTTATGTGAGCGGGCGGTATGTGGCATCCTTTGCCGGTATGGCACCCGTTGATGACCCCAAAATGGTTATGCTGGTAGTAATCGCTGAGCCCCAGGGCGGCTCGTATTATGGTGGGGTGGTGGCGGCCCCTGTATTTCAAGCTATTGCACGGGATACTTTGCGCTATATGGGGCTTCCCGAAATACCCGGTCAGAAAAAGCCCAAGCAACCCTGGGAAGTTGAGACTCCCATTGCTGATGTTACAGTGCCCAATGTGGTTAACTATCCTACTGATGAGGCCATTAAGGCTCTTAAAGCCGCTGGTCTGCAATGCCAGACCAGCGGGGAGGGCAACATTGTACACGAGCAGACCCCCGGTGCCGGGGCCCGGGTTAAAAACGGCACCAGCGTGATATTAAAGCTGCAGCCCGCCAAGCAAAATGGTAAGGATGGAGAATTGGTTACAGTACCCAGTTTGCAAGGTTTGACTATTAAGGAGGCGGGAAATTTACTGGAGGAGATCGGTTTGCGCCTGGTGCCTGAAGGCAGTGGTCTAGCTGTGGAGCAAAGCGTTAAGCCGGGCACCAAGGTAACCGGTGGAACATCCGTGAAGGTTAAATTTACGCCGCCCGGTCAGGATGACGATAATCAAACGCCATCCGGGGGATCTAGCGCTGCCGAGGAAAAAAACAATATAATCAATCCGTATGGAGGTTAA
- the murD gene encoding UDP-N-acetylmuramoyl-L-alanine--D-glutamate ligase yields the protein MNIKDKKVLVVGAGKSGISVSRFLLRKGAMVLLTDNREKDKLGGALDELLEAGMQAELGSYPDVRGDTFDMVVVSPGVPPSVPPLVSARQYGIPVLGELELAYRFASAPMVAITGTNGKTTTTTLVGEIFRMAGLRTLVGGNIGLPLVDVVEDYGPKDIIIAEVSSFQLETANHFKPRVAVVLNITPDHLDRHGSMEGYIEAKARIFARQGPEDFTVLNYDDPGTRALAGATSGKVIFFSRKHNLEEGVLVRGDMIAVRHKGIDTDIIPPREVAIPGVHNLENALAAVAAAFALGVRPEVLARILRSFPGVAHRLETVAQKDGVLFVNDSKGTNPDASIKALKAFDRPIVLLAGGRNKGSDFSEFARLIKQKVRVLVVLGECAGEVERAARAAGCNNVLKAPGFREAVLMAHASAKPGDVVLLSPACASWDMFNNFEERGDLFREIVLNL from the coding sequence TTGAACATTAAGGATAAAAAAGTTTTGGTGGTAGGGGCAGGTAAAAGCGGTATTTCAGTATCTCGATTTCTGCTGCGCAAGGGCGCTATGGTGTTGCTCACCGATAACCGGGAAAAGGATAAATTAGGCGGTGCTCTGGACGAATTGCTGGAGGCCGGTATGCAGGCCGAGCTGGGGAGTTATCCTGATGTGCGGGGCGATACCTTCGATATGGTGGTGGTCAGCCCCGGTGTTCCTCCGAGTGTGCCCCCGTTGGTCTCAGCCAGACAATACGGTATCCCGGTGCTTGGTGAACTGGAGCTGGCTTATCGCTTTGCCAGTGCCCCCATGGTGGCCATTACGGGCACCAACGGTAAGACTACCACCACTACGCTGGTGGGTGAAATATTTCGGATGGCAGGCCTGCGCACCCTGGTGGGGGGAAATATCGGGCTGCCCCTGGTGGATGTAGTGGAAGATTACGGCCCGAAAGATATAATTATCGCTGAAGTATCCAGTTTCCAACTGGAAACGGCTAATCATTTCAAACCCCGGGTAGCGGTGGTGCTTAATATTACCCCTGATCATTTGGACCGCCATGGTAGCATGGAAGGTTATATCGAAGCCAAGGCCCGTATCTTTGCCCGGCAGGGTCCGGAGGATTTTACTGTGTTAAATTATGACGACCCGGGAACAAGAGCGCTGGCTGGTGCTACTTCAGGTAAAGTAATATTTTTCAGCCGCAAGCATAATTTAGAAGAAGGAGTTCTTGTCCGCGGGGATATGATTGCAGTGCGCCATAAAGGTATTGATACTGATATTATACCGCCCCGTGAGGTGGCTATCCCCGGAGTACATAACCTGGAAAATGCCCTGGCCGCCGTTGCGGCCGCCTTTGCGCTGGGGGTGAGGCCCGAGGTACTGGCCCGTATCCTGCGTTCCTTTCCAGGGGTGGCGCACCGGCTGGAAACTGTGGCCCAAAAGGACGGAGTACTCTTTGTCAACGATTCCAAGGGAACTAACCCCGACGCAAGTATCAAGGCTCTCAAAGCCTTTGACCGGCCCATCGTGCTCTTAGCCGGAGGCCGTAACAAAGGTAGTGATTTTAGCGAGTTTGCCCGCTTGATTAAACAAAAAGTTCGGGTGCTGGTGGTGTTGGGTGAGTGCGCGGGTGAAGTCGAGCGGGCTGCCCGGGCGGCGGGCTGTAATAATGTGTTGAAGGCACCCGGCTTTCGCGAAGCGGTACTTATGGCGCACGCTTCAGCTAAGCCCGGGGATGTGGTGCTGTTGTCGCCGGCTTGTGCTAGTTGGGATATGTTTAATAACTTCGAGGAACGGGGAGATCTGTTCAGGGAAATAGTACTTAACCTGTAG